A portion of the Granulosicoccus antarcticus IMCC3135 genome contains these proteins:
- a CDS encoding sensor histidine kinase has translation MIKGCEQSIDLAACVRRQWPQQIEHAVFVVNKDNRVLFAKGSTDNFVQHDFSGLSTELPDITIVARRGLKSRLRPLLSRVWRNETPVNTPARAYRNGTYHHCHVHISKLEGCQDNDNVLMVLLHPNYPDRDNAKIAEGHASFPIDSDQVIRKNHDHVKSLQQARRMSVAANDSKNMFLANMSREIRTPMTAILGYTDLLIEKEPNNETLQYLQTINRNAENLLSIINDVLDLSKIEAGNIEPSKKSFSPTELMVDISDTVSLRARMKRISLECNWSPDIPALIQTDQKLLKRIIINLIGNAIKFTDKGGVTLLIQYEPEKLASSNFESGGKSLQGGTLNFIVKDTGVGIGAEQKYRLLKLLSEPGTELSQQDPDQGLGLVISQNLARKLGGSISCESEAGKGSIFTLSIPVPDTPAIIPRVSGAPFIRQPLRTQ, from the coding sequence TTGATAAAGGGTTGTGAGCAATCCATCGACCTTGCTGCCTGTGTGCGTCGTCAATGGCCCCAGCAGATCGAACACGCTGTATTTGTAGTCAACAAGGACAATCGAGTCCTTTTTGCAAAGGGCTCAACTGACAATTTTGTCCAGCATGACTTCTCCGGACTCTCAACGGAACTGCCGGATATCACGATTGTTGCCCGCAGAGGTTTGAAGTCACGTCTACGCCCACTCCTGTCGCGAGTCTGGCGAAACGAGACACCTGTCAACACCCCGGCCCGGGCCTACAGGAACGGCACTTATCATCATTGTCATGTCCATATCAGCAAGCTTGAAGGCTGCCAGGATAACGACAATGTATTGATGGTTCTTTTGCACCCCAATTATCCGGACAGAGATAACGCAAAAATCGCAGAGGGGCACGCAAGCTTCCCGATTGATTCAGACCAGGTTATAAGGAAAAACCACGATCATGTGAAATCGCTGCAGCAGGCGCGTCGAATGAGCGTAGCAGCGAATGATTCAAAGAACATGTTCCTGGCCAATATGTCACGTGAAATCCGTACGCCCATGACAGCAATTCTTGGCTATACGGATTTACTCATCGAAAAAGAGCCGAACAACGAAACGCTGCAATACCTGCAGACGATCAACCGCAATGCCGAGAACCTTTTAAGCATCATCAACGACGTACTCGATTTATCAAAAATCGAGGCTGGAAATATTGAACCCAGTAAAAAATCGTTTTCCCCCACTGAACTCATGGTTGATATTTCAGACACCGTATCCCTGAGGGCGAGAATGAAACGGATATCACTCGAGTGCAATTGGTCACCCGATATACCGGCCCTGATTCAGACTGATCAAAAACTTCTCAAGCGAATCATCATCAATCTGATTGGCAATGCCATCAAATTTACCGATAAGGGCGGCGTAACATTACTCATCCAGTATGAACCTGAAAAGCTTGCCTCTTCAAACTTTGAATCCGGCGGCAAGTCCTTACAAGGGGGAACCCTGAACTTCATCGTCAAGGATACGGGCGTAGGTATCGGAGCCGAGCAAAAATACAGACTTCTCAAACTTTTATCAGAACCCGGCACTGAGCTTTCTCAACAGGACCCTGATCAAGGCCTGGGACTGGTCATCAGCCAGAACTTGGCGAGAAAGCTGGGCGGTTCAATCAGTTGTGAAAGTGAAGCGGGGAAAGGTAGTATCTTCACACTATCAATTCCGGTACCTGACACACCCGCCATCATACCAAGGGTATCAGGTGCTCCATTTATCCGACAGCCATTGCGGACACAGTGA
- a CDS encoding response regulator: MAIAAPRNAQEGLCEFLQGLDCKEALLDDIIVIYLEKDRDEGQDKLADLSRSTSLSIIECNSGIKLQAGNLYLMPSDSSISIEQYVLSISKSGIPNADHGGHSRFVDEFFISLAQNHAPHAVGILLGAVGGDGIKGLLTLQNAGAWTLSHASQPKCWDSRAVVDDQEEYLLKPRVMGEKLASQLSHKKVNFQQSEEMLRKSLLAANMDAFHLDFSDRQMLRQGGLSRQLGVPESLENEEYLVRIHSGDRLERDRAIAFCTPDQSHYRNTYRFTKSDGQVCWLSEEGEIQFDHAGNKVALSGICRDVTGERHREEGLLAKAREAINQEERLRRVIDHQLGLVGIIDLDGTLLEVDNTSMSITGTSREQVIGKHFAETSFWSHDKATSQRIREAMQHAFEGEVVRFDVALASTNDRTLMIDFMLAPLYDEQGAVEFLIPSGVDISERKQAEQALLASENRLRVGVAVANLALAEIDYLSNTAHLTKEAAQLYGLDESVSCVNREQLYTFIHEDDRARVHALIDRQLASSDGDSIHCQHRLQFSDGSLRWVEVRMQFYFKNVHGSRQPYKSILAARDITEQKSADGRLLESENRFRNMIDDLPNLIWVHDVKGQLQTVNRTFREFFGAELTCANGQDWRELIHPDDVDEYTREFDVCVRERRVFRAQARVRNAEGQWRWLESVGLPRLSDTGEFLGFAGSSGDVTKQHEFENSLRKARRAAEVANESKSAFIANMSHEIRTPMSAVLGYTELLGMEEKDPEKLEFLSIIRRNGHFLLDIINDILDLSKVEAGKLDIDNTSFAVQDIVTDVLSMMKARASEKNLSFNVEYRTDIPATINSDPRRLQQILVNLIGNAVKFTEEGGVQLLVTYGQEDGSRLHFSVVDSGIGMSSEIQTRLFTPFSQGDDSVSRLFGGTGLGLAISQRLARLLGGEIVVDSETGRGSCFSFTIAVGDVSAQPLITVNSDYAVMVEEPAANDIKLDCCVLVVDDQRDVRVMVKRFLEKASATVCTAEDGIDALSLVRESMEAGSPLIDLVLLDMQMPRLDGYNTARQLRGMGFKAPIVALTADALQADMTICLTSGCDAYLSKPVNSRDLLTTIKHYTQQIEPAALEDQRRRVAASADKAGNGTGAIGSLPDERSGELAEGSTGLQVLIVDAVDVCRSLQRLLERKGIRADCAHDGKSALQRLCDLRPNVVILDINLPDMSGLELVKLMRAQLDSPDTRFIALSGHTGSENFQRSLAAGFDTHLEKPVDIKELLAAIRIGRVD, translated from the coding sequence GTGGCAATTGCTGCGCCTCGAAATGCGCAAGAGGGTCTGTGTGAGTTCTTGCAGGGTTTGGACTGCAAAGAGGCTTTGCTTGATGACATTATCGTCATCTATCTCGAGAAGGATCGTGATGAGGGTCAGGACAAACTTGCTGATTTGAGTCGATCAACAAGCTTGAGCATCATCGAGTGCAATTCCGGGATCAAACTCCAGGCAGGCAATCTTTATCTGATGCCCTCGGATAGCAGTATTTCGATCGAGCAGTATGTCCTGTCGATCAGTAAATCAGGAATACCAAACGCTGACCATGGTGGCCATTCACGTTTCGTTGATGAGTTTTTCATCTCACTTGCACAGAATCATGCGCCCCATGCTGTGGGTATTCTGCTCGGCGCAGTGGGGGGGGACGGCATAAAGGGGTTGCTGACATTGCAAAATGCTGGAGCCTGGACACTTTCCCATGCTTCCCAGCCGAAATGCTGGGACTCCAGGGCGGTCGTGGACGATCAGGAAGAATATTTACTGAAGCCCAGGGTCATGGGGGAAAAGCTTGCCAGCCAACTCTCTCATAAGAAAGTGAATTTTCAGCAAAGCGAAGAGATGCTACGCAAATCATTGCTTGCCGCGAATATGGATGCTTTCCATCTGGATTTTTCTGATAGGCAGATGTTACGCCAGGGAGGGCTGTCCAGACAGCTTGGTGTTCCTGAGTCGCTGGAGAACGAAGAGTATCTTGTCAGGATTCATTCAGGTGACAGGCTTGAGCGAGACCGTGCGATTGCATTCTGCACACCAGATCAATCACATTATCGAAACACCTATCGATTCACGAAGTCGGATGGCCAGGTTTGCTGGTTGTCGGAAGAGGGTGAAATACAATTTGATCATGCAGGCAACAAAGTTGCTCTGTCCGGTATATGCAGGGATGTTACTGGTGAACGACACCGGGAAGAAGGCCTGTTGGCAAAAGCGCGCGAGGCCATCAATCAAGAGGAGCGCTTGCGACGGGTTATAGATCATCAACTGGGCCTGGTGGGAATAATCGATCTTGATGGGACCTTGCTGGAAGTGGATAACACCTCCATGTCGATCACCGGTACAAGTCGAGAGCAGGTTATCGGCAAGCACTTCGCCGAAACAAGTTTCTGGAGTCATGACAAGGCGACATCGCAGCGTATCCGGGAGGCGATGCAGCATGCCTTTGAAGGTGAGGTGGTGCGATTCGATGTGGCGCTGGCCTCGACAAATGATCGCACGCTGATGATAGATTTCATGCTGGCACCTTTGTATGACGAACAGGGAGCCGTCGAGTTCCTGATTCCATCGGGTGTTGATATCAGTGAACGCAAGCAGGCTGAACAGGCTCTGCTTGCCAGTGAAAACCGGTTGCGAGTCGGTGTGGCTGTGGCTAATCTGGCATTGGCAGAAATTGACTATTTGTCCAATACAGCTCACTTGACCAAAGAGGCAGCTCAACTTTATGGGCTGGATGAATCGGTTTCATGCGTCAATCGAGAGCAGTTATATACGTTCATCCATGAAGATGACCGGGCACGGGTGCATGCCCTTATAGACAGACAACTGGCATCTTCAGACGGTGATTCGATTCATTGTCAGCACAGGTTGCAATTTTCGGATGGTAGTTTGCGTTGGGTGGAAGTGCGCATGCAGTTCTACTTCAAGAATGTGCACGGTAGCAGGCAACCCTATAAAAGCATTCTGGCTGCACGCGACATCACCGAGCAGAAGTCAGCGGACGGGCGCTTGCTGGAGAGTGAAAATCGCTTTCGAAACATGATCGACGATCTGCCAAATCTGATCTGGGTGCATGATGTCAAAGGACAGCTACAAACTGTCAACAGAACATTCCGGGAGTTTTTTGGAGCAGAATTGACCTGTGCCAATGGACAGGACTGGCGGGAGCTGATACACCCCGATGATGTGGATGAATACACTCGGGAGTTTGATGTCTGCGTTAGAGAGAGACGTGTGTTCAGAGCTCAGGCGCGCGTAAGAAATGCGGAAGGACAGTGGCGATGGCTGGAGTCGGTGGGCTTGCCACGCCTGTCCGACACGGGTGAGTTTCTTGGTTTTGCCGGCTCCAGTGGTGATGTCACAAAGCAACATGAATTCGAGAACAGCTTGCGTAAAGCCAGACGAGCTGCCGAAGTGGCTAATGAATCCAAGAGTGCATTTATTGCCAATATGAGCCATGAGATTCGCACACCGATGAGTGCGGTTCTAGGATATACCGAGCTTTTGGGCATGGAGGAGAAGGATCCGGAGAAACTTGAATTTCTGAGCATCATAAGGCGCAACGGTCATTTCCTGCTCGACATCATCAATGACATTCTAGACCTGTCCAAGGTCGAGGCAGGCAAGCTGGATATCGATAACACGTCGTTTGCCGTACAGGATATCGTCACTGATGTGCTGTCGATGATGAAAGCGCGAGCCAGTGAAAAGAATCTGAGCTTCAATGTGGAATACCGAACCGATATTCCCGCCACCATCAATAGTGATCCAAGACGATTGCAGCAGATTCTTGTCAATCTCATCGGCAATGCTGTGAAGTTTACCGAGGAAGGCGGTGTGCAGTTACTGGTCACGTATGGACAGGAAGATGGGTCTCGTCTGCATTTCAGTGTGGTGGATAGTGGTATTGGCATGTCCAGCGAAATACAGACTCGCCTGTTCACACCGTTCTCACAAGGAGATGATTCCGTCAGTCGCCTGTTTGGCGGTACCGGACTCGGGCTTGCCATTAGTCAGAGACTGGCAAGGTTGCTGGGGGGCGAGATCGTTGTCGATAGCGAAACGGGCCGCGGAAGTTGCTTCAGTTTTACCATCGCCGTGGGTGATGTCTCTGCCCAGCCACTGATCACGGTGAACAGTGATTACGCGGTTATGGTCGAGGAGCCGGCAGCGAATGATATAAAGCTGGACTGCTGTGTTCTGGTGGTGGACGATCAGCGTGACGTAAGGGTCATGGTCAAACGGTTTCTCGAAAAAGCGTCTGCAACCGTCTGCACGGCAGAGGATGGTATTGATGCTCTATCGCTTGTCCGGGAGTCGATGGAGGCGGGAAGTCCTTTGATCGATCTTGTATTGCTTGACATGCAAATGCCAAGACTTGATGGTTACAACACGGCCAGGCAACTCAGAGGCATGGGGTTCAAGGCTCCGATCGTGGCTTTGACCGCCGACGCTCTGCAAGCCGATATGACTATCTGCCTGACCAGCGGTTGTGACGCCTACTTGAGCAAGCCTGTTAATTCCCGCGACTTACTGACAACAATCAAACACTACACACAGCAAATCGAGCCTGCGGCTCTGGAAGATCAAAGGAGGCGTGTCGCGGCCAGTGCCGATAAAGCGGGGAATGGGACTGGCGCCATTGGTAGCTTGCCCGATGAGCGCTCAGGGGAATTAGCTGAAGGCAGTACCGGCTTGCAAGTATTGATTGTTGATGCTGTTGATGTTTGTCGCAGCTTGCAAAGGCTATTGGAAAGAAAAGGTATACGGGCAGATTGTGCGCACGATGGAAAAAGCGCATTGCAAAGGCTCTGCGACTTGAGGCCGAATGTAGTCATTCTGGATATCAATCTACCTGATATGAGCGGGTTGGAATTGGTAAAGCTCATGCGGGCCCAGCTCGATTCACCAGACACTCGGTTCATCGCGTTATCCGGGCATACCGGTAGCGAGAATTTTCAGCGCTCCCTAGCGGCAGGGTTTGACACCCACCTGGAGAAGCCGGTAGATATCAAAGAGTTACTGGCGGCAATTCGTATCGGGCGCGTGGACTGA
- the acnA gene encoding aconitate hydratase AcnA gives MNSFSTLSTLEVEGKSFSIHNITELEKQFGVSRLPFSLKILLENLLRHEDGRDITQEHIKALATWQPGSATAEQISFSPARVILQDFTGVPAIVDLAAMRDAMAELGSDPALINPQIPVDLVIDHSVMVDRFASMDALDLNRKLEFQRNKERYQFLRWGQEAFDNFRVVPPGTGIVHQVNLEYLADVVTERREGDKLMAFPDTLVGTDSHTTMINGLGVLGWGVGGIEAEAAMLGQAITLLIPEVVGFEITGKMPAGTTATDLVLMVTEKLRSKGVVGKFVEFHGDGLSSLPLADRATISNMAPEYGATCGIFPIDAETLRYLRLTGRDQSRINLVEAYARAQGLWREDGDKAANYSDSVTLDLSEVRPSIAGPKRPQDRIDLSEASDRFHRYLVDEGRLDEMPLDIKPAKNQQESRFDSEGGHTAIGSDLTPPVKHIDFDLEGAPMRLHDGDVVIAAITSCTNTSNPAVMMAAGLLAKRARERGLTVKPWVKTSLAPGSQVVPQYLESAELMQPLRELGFHVVGFGCTTCIGNSGPLPEEVSQAIRKGKLVAASVLSGNRNFEGRIHQEVQTNYLASPPLVVAYALAGSMRIDLTTEPLGEDADGKPVFLTDIWPSAAEVAEAVETHVSSSLFGKSYADVFEGAEEWKRLDVPGGNTYQWPESTYVKKPPFFEGISANIVDSPIIKDARCLVMLGDSVTTDHISPAGAILPDSPAGEYLLSQGVSLGDFNSLGSRRGNHEVMMRGTFANVRLRNQLAPGSEGSVTRHLPDGESMSIYAAGMQYQREKTPLVVLAGREYGTGSSRDWAAKGTRLLGVSAVIAQSYERIHRSNLIGFGVLPLQYQEGDDAESLGLSGEERFTISSADQHPATLDVRAENDNGKVVEFTVDIRIDTPVEWDYYRHGGILHYVLRSLASDQSEDALSTSA, from the coding sequence ATGAACAGCTTCTCAACGTTATCGACTCTCGAAGTTGAAGGAAAGTCTTTCAGCATTCACAATATCACCGAGCTTGAAAAGCAGTTCGGTGTGAGTCGCTTACCCTTCTCATTGAAAATATTGCTTGAAAATCTGTTACGCCATGAAGACGGTCGTGACATTACACAAGAACACATCAAGGCATTGGCAACCTGGCAACCTGGCAGCGCCACCGCCGAACAGATCAGCTTCTCCCCGGCCCGCGTAATCCTGCAAGACTTCACAGGGGTTCCTGCCATCGTGGATCTGGCGGCCATGCGCGATGCAATGGCGGAGTTAGGCTCCGATCCTGCCTTGATCAATCCGCAGATTCCGGTCGATCTCGTCATCGATCATTCGGTCATGGTGGATCGATTTGCCTCCATGGATGCTCTGGATCTTAACCGCAAACTGGAATTCCAGCGTAACAAGGAGCGCTACCAGTTTCTGCGCTGGGGACAGGAAGCATTTGACAATTTCCGTGTCGTTCCACCGGGCACCGGCATCGTGCATCAAGTGAACCTGGAGTATCTGGCCGATGTTGTCACCGAGCGCCGTGAAGGTGACAAACTGATGGCCTTTCCAGACACTCTGGTAGGTACCGACTCTCACACCACGATGATCAATGGCCTGGGTGTTCTGGGTTGGGGTGTCGGTGGTATCGAGGCGGAAGCGGCCATGCTCGGACAAGCCATCACACTACTCATACCCGAAGTCGTCGGGTTTGAAATAACAGGCAAAATGCCAGCCGGCACCACGGCAACCGATCTGGTTCTCATGGTCACCGAGAAGTTGCGCAGCAAAGGAGTTGTTGGCAAGTTTGTCGAATTCCATGGTGACGGGCTTTCAAGTTTGCCACTGGCTGATCGCGCCACTATCAGTAATATGGCCCCTGAGTACGGTGCTACTTGCGGCATCTTCCCGATCGATGCCGAGACCTTGCGCTACCTGCGACTGACTGGCCGTGATCAAAGCCGTATCAATCTTGTTGAAGCTTACGCACGTGCACAAGGACTATGGCGCGAAGATGGTGACAAGGCAGCCAACTACAGTGACTCCGTGACGCTGGACCTCTCTGAGGTGCGTCCCAGCATCGCCGGACCAAAGCGACCGCAGGATCGCATTGATCTGTCCGAGGCCAGTGATCGCTTTCATCGTTACCTTGTTGACGAGGGCCGACTCGATGAGATGCCGCTTGACATCAAGCCAGCTAAGAACCAGCAGGAATCAAGGTTCGATAGTGAAGGTGGACACACCGCCATCGGCAGTGACCTCACGCCTCCCGTCAAGCACATTGACTTCGATCTGGAAGGTGCGCCAATGCGCCTGCACGATGGCGATGTGGTGATTGCAGCCATTACATCATGCACCAATACCTCAAACCCTGCAGTCATGATGGCGGCAGGGCTGCTGGCCAAACGTGCACGTGAGCGTGGCCTGACGGTAAAGCCCTGGGTCAAGACATCGCTTGCACCAGGCTCGCAGGTAGTACCGCAATATCTGGAATCTGCGGAGCTCATGCAGCCGTTGCGCGAACTTGGGTTCCATGTGGTCGGTTTTGGCTGCACAACCTGTATCGGCAACTCTGGCCCGCTACCCGAGGAGGTCAGCCAGGCTATTCGCAAAGGCAAGCTGGTGGCAGCCTCTGTGCTGAGCGGCAACCGTAACTTCGAAGGTCGGATTCATCAGGAAGTACAGACCAACTACCTCGCCTCCCCCCCATTGGTAGTCGCTTATGCACTGGCAGGTAGCATGCGCATAGATCTGACCACAGAACCGTTGGGAGAAGATGCTGACGGCAAGCCTGTCTTTTTGACCGATATCTGGCCAAGCGCCGCCGAGGTGGCAGAGGCCGTCGAGACGCATGTATCTTCAAGCCTGTTTGGCAAGAGCTACGCCGATGTATTTGAAGGCGCCGAGGAATGGAAGCGTCTGGATGTGCCAGGAGGCAATACCTATCAGTGGCCCGAATCCACCTATGTGAAAAAACCACCCTTCTTCGAAGGTATCAGCGCGAATATCGTCGACTCACCCATTATCAAGGATGCGCGTTGTCTGGTGATGCTCGGCGACAGCGTCACGACGGATCATATCTCGCCAGCGGGTGCAATTCTTCCCGATAGCCCGGCAGGTGAATACCTTCTGTCCCAGGGTGTTTCTCTGGGTGATTTCAACAGTCTGGGTTCACGCCGTGGCAACCATGAAGTCATGATGCGAGGCACATTCGCCAATGTGCGCCTGCGCAATCAACTGGCTCCAGGCTCGGAAGGCAGTGTGACGCGTCATTTACCTGATGGCGAATCGATGAGTATCTACGCTGCAGGCATGCAGTACCAACGCGAAAAAACGCCACTGGTCGTGCTTGCCGGGCGCGAGTACGGCACAGGTTCCAGTCGTGACTGGGCCGCAAAAGGCACACGTCTGCTCGGAGTCAGCGCTGTTATCGCACAAAGCTATGAGCGTATACACCGATCCAATCTCATAGGCTTCGGCGTATTGCCCCTGCAATACCAGGAAGGCGACGATGCCGAATCACTCGGTTTGAGTGGCGAGGAACGCTTCACCATCAGCTCGGCCGATCAGCACCCTGCCACGCTGGATGTACGAGCCGAGAATGACAATGGCAAGGTCGTGGAATTTACCGTCGACATACGTATCGACACCCCGGTTGAGTGGGATTACTATCGTCACGGCGGCATTCTTCACTATGTCTTGCGCTCACTTGCCAGTGACCAGAGTGAGGATGCTCTGTCGACTAGCGCGTGA
- a CDS encoding MFS transporter, translating into MRLQAVSVVNKLTEGQDEHATDADKQQIARAFLLICCTNFFSKFADLLASPKITLTWLMQALGAPAFAISLIVPIREAGSMLPQLLLAGPVTSRPKKLRLYQAGTVFQAMAIFGVVLTALTFTGLSAAILIVTLVTLFSLGRCLCSLSSKAVLGAVIPKSMRGQTTGWSATIAGLSSCAVAGYLLMQSSAKSISTIVVLLLIACACWLLASLVYGFIDESASSRDNGKTRSNSLKQRLSLLQEDSDLAKFITVRALYISSALLAPYYILLSGNNDSGIRVLGGLLLAGGLANLLSSVVWGRLSDRSSRRTMILSGFLVFLLGALTLVIYIATPELLHTSWLVPLIFFGLQISHQGVRVARKTYIVDMASKERRVDYVALSNTIIGALLLATGILLGVLSTFFEPIWLIVILSLMSLAGAVLGKGLREL; encoded by the coding sequence ATGCGCCTGCAAGCTGTGTCTGTCGTTAACAAGTTAACCGAAGGTCAGGACGAACACGCTACGGATGCCGACAAACAACAGATCGCTCGTGCATTTCTTCTGATTTGCTGTACAAACTTTTTCAGCAAATTTGCAGACTTGCTGGCCAGCCCCAAGATCACACTCACCTGGTTGATGCAGGCTTTGGGTGCCCCAGCTTTCGCTATCAGCCTGATAGTCCCGATACGTGAGGCCGGCTCAATGTTGCCGCAATTATTATTGGCAGGCCCTGTCACATCACGTCCGAAAAAACTGCGACTCTACCAGGCCGGAACCGTCTTTCAGGCCATGGCCATATTCGGTGTGGTTTTGACCGCCCTGACTTTTACAGGTCTTAGCGCTGCCATATTGATCGTCACTCTGGTAACACTATTCAGTTTAGGCAGATGCCTTTGCTCCCTGTCATCAAAAGCGGTCCTGGGAGCCGTCATCCCGAAGTCGATGCGTGGTCAGACTACCGGCTGGTCTGCAACCATTGCTGGTTTGAGCAGTTGTGCAGTTGCCGGGTATCTGCTGATGCAAAGCTCGGCAAAATCAATTTCCACCATCGTGGTTCTGCTGCTGATCGCCTGTGCATGCTGGTTACTGGCAAGTCTGGTCTACGGTTTTATTGATGAATCGGCATCAAGCCGTGACAATGGCAAGACTCGCTCTAACTCTCTAAAGCAGAGGCTAAGCTTGCTGCAAGAGGACAGCGATCTTGCAAAGTTCATTACCGTACGTGCCTTGTATATCTCTTCAGCGCTATTAGCGCCTTACTATATTCTGCTCAGTGGCAATAACGACTCGGGCATTCGTGTCCTGGGAGGCCTGCTACTCGCAGGTGGGCTGGCAAATTTACTATCCTCGGTTGTCTGGGGCCGACTATCTGATCGCTCCTCCCGTCGTACAATGATCCTGTCAGGTTTTCTGGTATTTCTATTGGGAGCCCTGACCTTGGTCATTTATATTGCCACCCCTGAGCTACTGCATACCAGCTGGCTTGTACCCCTGATCTTCTTCGGGCTGCAGATCTCTCATCAGGGCGTCAGGGTTGCCAGGAAAACCTATATCGTGGATATGGCCAGCAAAGAGAGGCGCGTTGACTACGTCGCCTTGTCCAATACGATCATAGGCGCACTGTTGCTTGCAACCGGTATTCTGCTGGGAGTGCTCTCCACTTTCTTCGAACCGATATGGTTAATAGTGATTCTCTCACTGATGAGTCTGGCCGGTGCGGTGCTGGGTAAAGGGCTTCGCGAACTCTGA
- a CDS encoding MipA/OmpV family protein, which translates to MQPRAHISTYCRILTTLTLSLLALAGNAAAHEIGVGVYMKPEYQGADKYQPVVLPSAKTLLGPVGLTLRGVELQMDLVPSPKLNTGFVVRYDEGRSADISDKNVRLMEPIDDALEVGLFLQSGIPVNMLGIDDPALIIASLDITDTFGAGHDGTLLSISIGLLREFSSKTTAIGQLQLAYADSEYNSAYFGVNESDSNLSSLAEFEADKGLKDIGLALTIIQEFDGPWSGGLTVSVKHFSDELADSPVISLRGAEEQWTGGLFTNYQF; encoded by the coding sequence ATGCAGCCCCGAGCCCATATAAGCACCTACTGTAGAATTCTTACAACTCTCACCCTCAGCTTGCTGGCACTTGCTGGAAATGCTGCCGCTCATGAAATCGGCGTGGGCGTTTACATGAAGCCTGAGTACCAGGGAGCGGACAAGTACCAACCCGTAGTATTGCCATCTGCCAAAACCCTCCTGGGGCCAGTCGGACTGACACTCAGAGGCGTAGAGTTGCAAATGGATCTGGTGCCTTCACCCAAGCTCAATACGGGTTTTGTCGTGCGATACGACGAAGGGCGCTCAGCCGATATTTCAGATAAAAATGTGCGCCTGATGGAGCCCATCGACGACGCCCTGGAAGTCGGCTTGTTCCTGCAATCCGGCATACCCGTGAACATGCTTGGCATCGATGATCCAGCTTTGATTATTGCCTCACTGGACATTACTGACACTTTTGGCGCCGGTCATGACGGCACCTTGCTATCGATTAGCATTGGCCTGCTTCGGGAGTTCTCCTCGAAAACGACTGCCATCGGTCAGCTCCAGCTGGCTTACGCTGATTCTGAATACAATAGTGCCTACTTCGGAGTCAATGAGAGTGACAGCAATCTTTCATCGCTTGCTGAATTCGAAGCAGACAAAGGACTTAAGGATATCGGGTTGGCCCTGACCATTATTCAGGAGTTTGACGGGCCCTGGTCTGGCGGACTGACAGTCAGCGTCAAGCATTTTTCTGATGAGCTGGCAGACAGCCCGGTAATCAGCTTACGAGGCGCAGAAGAGCAATGGACCGGCGGATTATTCACAAATTATCAATTTTGA